The following are from one region of the Salvia hispanica cultivar TCC Black 2014 chromosome 1, UniMelb_Shisp_WGS_1.0, whole genome shotgun sequence genome:
- the LOC125202083 gene encoding non-specific phospholipase C6-like encodes MSKSIFPIFLISLSAIFSHSLQLNTNQQQPIKIVVVLMLENRSFDHMLGWMKQSINPSINGVTGRECNAVNSNSTGIICFSDDADFVDPDPGHSFEDVVQQVFGSASIPSMSGFAEQASTMAEKNLSQTVMKGFRPENLPIYAELVKEFAVFDRWFSSIPGPTQPNRLFAYSATSHGSTSHVKRQLATGYPQQTIFDSLREDGLDFGVYFQNIPTTLFYRNLRKLKYASKFHDYDFRFKKDATAGKLPNLCVIEPRYFDILGFPANDDHPSHDVANGQKLVKEIYETLRGSPQWNQTLFVITYDEHGGFYDHVQTPFVNIPNPDGNTGPAPYFFKFDRLGVRVPTIMVSPWINKGTVISKPNGPTNNSEFEHSSIPATIRKIFNLSSHFLTHRDAWAGTFEQVFSERTSPRTDCPEVLPDVSPSKRIQTNENRGLSEFQSEVVQLAAVLNGDHFLSSIPDDLGKKMSVKEAHGYVRGAVSRFLRASREATKLGADESTIVDMRSSLTTRSSSRHG; translated from the exons atgtcaaaatcaaTTTTCCCGATTTTCCTCATTTCACTCTCCGCCATTTTCTCACACTCACTTCAGCTGAATACTAATCAGCAGCAGCCGATCAAAATCGTCGTCGTTTTGATGCTGGAGAATCGCTCATTCGACCACATGCTGGGCTGGATGAAGCAATCCATCAACCCCTCAATCAACGGCGTCACCGGCCGCGAATGCAACGCCGTGAACTCCAATTCCACCGGCATCATCTGCTTCTCCGACGACGCCGACTTCGTCGATCCCGACCCCGGCCACTCCTTCGAGGACGTCGTGCAGCAGGTCTTCGGATCCGCCTCCATCCCCTCCATGTCCGGCTTCGCCGAGCAAGCCTCCACCATGGCCGAGAAAAACCTCTCCCAAACCGTCATGAAAGGCTTCCGCCCCGAGAATCTCCCGATCTACGCCGAATTGGTCAAGGAATTCGCCGTATTCGACCGCTGGTTCTCCTCCATCCCCGGCCCCACCCAGCCCAACCGCCTCTTCGCCTACTCCGCCACCTCCCACGGCTCCACCAGCCACGTCAAGCGCCAGCTCGCCACGGGCTACCCGCAGCAGACGATTTTCGACTCTCTCCGCGAAGACGGCTTGGATTTCGGGGTCTATTTCCAGAACATTCCAACCACATTGTTTTATAGAAATCTGAGGAAATTGAAGTATGCATCTAAGTTTCATGACTACGATTTTAGGTTTAAAAAGGATGCTACGGCTGGGAAATTGCCCAATTTGTGCGTGATTGAGCCGAGGTACTTCGACATTTTAGGGTTTCCGGCCAACGACGATCACCCCTCGCACGACGTTGCCAATGGGCAGAAGCTCGTGAAGGAGATCTACGAGACGCTGAGGGGAAGCCCGCAGTGGAATCAGACGCTTTTCGTCATCACCTACGATGAGCATGGAGGTTTCTATGATCATGTCCAGACGCCCTTCGTCAATATCCCCAATCCCGATGGGAACACCGGGCCGGCCCCCTATTTCTTCAAGTTTGATAGGCTTGGTGTTCGTGTGCCTACTATCATGGTGTCTCCTTGGATCAACAAAGGGACTG TGATAAGCAAGCCAAATGGGCCGACTAACAATTCTGAGTTCGAACACTCATCCATTCCAGCAACCATAAGGAAGATCTTCAACCTCTCATCCCACTTCCTAACTCATAGAGACGCGTGGGCTGGCACATTTGAGCAGGTTTTCAGCGAGCGAACATCCCCACGAACTGATTGCCCCG AGGTTCTGCCTGATGTGAGTCCTTCAAAGAGGATTCAAACGAATGAAAACAGGGGCTTGTCCGAGTTTCAGAGCGAGGTCGTGCAGCTAGCTGCTGTTCTGAATGGAGACCACTTCTTGAGCAGCATCCCGGACGATTTGGGGAAGAAGATGAGCGTGAAGGAAGCTCATGGATACGTGAGAGGTGCCGTCTCAAGGTTCTTGAGAGCGAGCAGAGAGGCTACCAAGCTGGGAGCAGACGAGTCCACCATTGTTGACATGCGTTCTTCTCTAACCACACGTTCCTCCAGCCGCCACGGCTAG